One window of the Leptotrichia sp. oral taxon 215 str. W9775 genome contains the following:
- a CDS encoding RNA-binding protein has product MKKEIFLKQFPQEMEYEASKLYNAFEIAKKYEIVSFTEEFYTPNFWKKLTEKFDGVKVVTDGIFEDSDRRQIGFIPAGFDVYEGNTEFPCKLLEIEINSKFREYEHKDFLGSLMGLNIKRELMGDLILEDDRGYIPVSEKISDHILSELKQIGKAPCKVRKISLDNKENLPKYKFDDKIITVPSKRLDSIVSAITNLSRTKVIEPIEKGKVLVDYSPEKDKSKMLEMDSVITIRGYGKYRLFSDRGETKKGKERLLIKKYI; this is encoded by the coding sequence ATGAAGAAAGAAATATTTTTAAAACAGTTTCCACAGGAGATGGAGTATGAAGCGAGTAAGCTTTACAATGCTTTTGAAATTGCAAAAAAGTATGAAATTGTAAGCTTTACTGAGGAATTTTACACACCAAACTTCTGGAAAAAACTGACAGAAAAATTTGACGGAGTTAAAGTTGTAACAGACGGAATATTTGAAGACAGCGACAGAAGGCAGATAGGATTTATTCCTGCCGGATTTGATGTTTATGAAGGAAATACCGAGTTTCCATGTAAATTACTTGAAATAGAGATAAATTCAAAATTTAGGGAATATGAGCATAAGGATTTTCTTGGAAGCCTTATGGGGCTTAATATAAAAAGAGAACTTATGGGAGATCTGATATTGGAAGATGACAGGGGGTATATTCCCGTTTCAGAAAAAATTTCAGACCATATATTAAGTGAACTGAAACAGATAGGGAAGGCTCCATGTAAAGTAAGGAAAATTTCCCTTGATAATAAGGAAAATCTTCCAAAATATAAATTTGATGATAAAATAATTACAGTTCCTTCTAAAAGGCTGGACAGCATAGTGTCTGCAATAACAAATTTATCAAGGACAAAAGTTATAGAACCAATTGAAAAGGGAAAAGTTCTTGTAGATTACTCGCCTGAAAAGGATAAGTCAAAAATGCTTGAAATGGATTCTGTTATAACAATAAGAGGATATGGAAAATACAGGCTTTTTTCAGATAGAGGGGAGACAAAAAAGGGGAAGGAAAGACTCTTAATAAAGAAGTATATTTAA
- the hcp gene encoding hydroxylamine reductase, with translation MSMFCFQCQETAKNEGCTVKGVCGKTDEVSNLQDVLVFVAKGVAAYSSQLRNAGKRYDKVDEYLFRSLFISITNANFDGAEIIEAIKEGVNLRKFLKSELEKEGIALDPKFENDFLTTYEYSENDDLVELAKKVGVLRTENIDVRSLREIVLYGLKGMAAYGFHAYNLGSTDNDIYKFYEKALLATVDDSLSAEELTALVFETGEYGVKVMALLDGANTSAYGTPVATEVNIGVGKNPGILISGHDLKDIKELLEQTEGTGVDVYTHSEMLPAHYYPELKKYKHLVGNYGNAWYHQVTEFETFNGPVVFTTNCIVPPKPNSTYNDRIFTLNAAGYPGWKKLKADENGKIDYTEVIELAKKCEAPKEIETGTIVGGFAHGQVFAVADKVVEAVKSGAIKKFIVMSGCDARMARRSYYTEFAEKLPKDTVILTSGCAKFRYNKLGLGDINGIPRVLDAGQCNDSYSWAVVALKLKEIFNANDINDLPIEFNIAWYEQKAVIVLLALLYLGIKNIHVGPTLPAFISPNVAKLLNEQFGLGSITNVEDDLKMFFA, from the coding sequence ATGAGTATGTTTTGTTTTCAATGCCAGGAAACGGCTAAAAATGAAGGATGTACAGTAAAAGGTGTATGTGGAAAAACAGATGAAGTGTCAAATCTGCAGGATGTTCTTGTATTTGTCGCAAAAGGAGTTGCCGCATATTCAAGTCAGCTAAGAAATGCTGGAAAAAGATATGACAAGGTGGATGAGTATTTATTCAGATCACTGTTTATTTCCATAACAAATGCAAACTTTGACGGTGCTGAAATAATTGAAGCAATTAAGGAAGGTGTAAACTTAAGAAAATTCCTTAAATCAGAACTTGAAAAAGAAGGAATTGCGTTAGATCCAAAATTCGAAAATGATTTTCTTACAACTTATGAATACAGTGAAAATGATGATTTAGTAGAACTTGCTAAAAAAGTGGGAGTATTAAGAACTGAAAATATAGATGTAAGATCATTAAGAGAAATAGTACTTTATGGATTAAAAGGAATGGCTGCATATGGATTCCATGCCTATAATTTAGGTTCAACAGACAATGATATTTACAAATTCTATGAAAAAGCATTACTTGCAACTGTAGATGACAGTCTTTCAGCTGAAGAATTAACAGCTTTAGTATTTGAAACAGGAGAATATGGAGTAAAAGTAATGGCTTTACTTGACGGAGCAAACACTTCTGCATATGGAACACCTGTTGCAACAGAAGTAAACATTGGAGTTGGAAAAAATCCTGGAATATTAATTTCTGGACATGATTTGAAGGATATAAAAGAATTACTTGAACAGACAGAAGGAACAGGAGTAGATGTTTATACTCACTCAGAAATGCTTCCTGCACATTATTATCCTGAATTAAAGAAATATAAACACCTTGTAGGAAACTACGGAAATGCTTGGTATCATCAGGTAACTGAATTTGAAACATTTAACGGACCTGTTGTATTTACTACTAACTGTATAGTTCCTCCAAAACCAAATTCAACATATAACGACAGAATATTCACATTGAATGCTGCTGGATATCCTGGATGGAAAAAGCTGAAAGCTGATGAAAATGGTAAGATAGATTATACAGAAGTTATCGAACTTGCTAAAAAATGTGAAGCTCCTAAAGAAATTGAAACTGGAACTATTGTTGGAGGATTTGCGCACGGACAAGTGTTTGCAGTAGCTGATAAAGTTGTAGAAGCTGTAAAATCAGGAGCTATCAAGAAATTTATCGTAATGAGCGGTTGCGATGCGAGAATGGCTAGAAGATCTTACTACACTGAATTTGCAGAAAAATTACCAAAAGATACAGTTATACTGACTTCAGGATGTGCAAAATTCAGATACAATAAACTTGGTTTAGGAGATATTAACGGAATACCTAGAGTTCTTGATGCTGGACAATGTAACGATTCTTATTCATGGGCTGTAGTAGCATTAAAGCTTAAAGAAATCTTCAATGCAAATGATATAAATGACCTTCCAATAGAGTTCAACATTGCATGGTATGAACAGAAGGCTGTAATAGTACTTCTTGCATTACTGTATCTTGGAATTAAGAATATACATGTAGGGCCAACTTTACCTGCATTTATTTCACCAAATGTTGCAAAACTTCTGAATGAGCAGTTTGGATTAGGAAGCATAACAAATGTTGAAGATGACCTGAAAATGTTCTTTGCATAA
- a CDS encoding DUF4153 domain-containing protein: protein MSKIKEKIKSFLPDMKKAIERFPLTVFCSVVVFILSVYLVENPELKNENLLNELHKMVTLLGMSIPLTLALELAREKYFSGKNKWVIRFVNALITLVFIIFYRFYYLSGKNNSSTLDSLEQLMATGIIFFLCFLLVPVIGKKDEEEKYFQSVIVDKTVTILFSVVLFLGLIAVFATIDGLSLIKLDSNIYIETWLFVVFVFSVIFFLSKLKKVDESLENYEIHKIFKFLIYFIVIPLITTYTGILYVYFGKMLITRSWPQGLVSHLILWYTIFSLFIMIMVTPMAKKDSVARVFKKYFPFASLPLLVLSIVSISKRISQYGVTPSRYFVVLLAMWLIFCMVSSIFKARLSVILISLITVVYISVFTPVNNRKITLMSQNKRFEKILVKHGLLKDGKLVKKPELAKEKKYEVTDVLNYILGINDRRKDIENLKPFGKADGKPYKDREEFEKSLGIDSAWYQYSDFVSIGDSYFVTFGINENVLTNVYNGIEEVKEYDYAITNLESYFTDNNNVKEFFGKYPVKLSQEGIAVYDGKIEDNKELIKVNMPEIVDKIIKNPEIQQRTNKRKDEIKDSVVPENILEFTGENEKVKYKVKVIEISVTGEEHKAPRVSKYYYSFYYSVKK, encoded by the coding sequence ATGTCTAAAATAAAAGAAAAAATAAAAAGTTTTTTACCTGATATGAAAAAAGCAATTGAAAGGTTTCCATTGACAGTTTTTTGTAGTGTAGTGGTTTTTATACTTTCAGTTTATCTTGTAGAAAATCCTGAGTTAAAAAATGAAAATCTGCTAAATGAACTGCATAAAATGGTAACTTTGCTAGGAATGAGTATTCCTTTAACTTTGGCATTGGAACTGGCAAGGGAAAAATATTTTTCAGGAAAAAATAAATGGGTAATAAGATTTGTAAATGCACTGATTACACTTGTTTTTATAATTTTTTACAGATTTTATTATTTATCCGGTAAAAATAACAGTTCTACTTTAGATAGTCTGGAGCAATTGATGGCAACAGGGATAATATTTTTCCTTTGTTTCCTGCTTGTACCGGTTATAGGAAAAAAAGATGAGGAAGAAAAATATTTTCAGAGTGTCATTGTTGATAAAACAGTCACTATATTATTTTCAGTAGTTTTATTCTTAGGACTTATTGCCGTATTTGCTACAATTGACGGACTTTCACTAATAAAATTGGATAGCAACATATACATTGAAACATGGTTATTTGTAGTATTTGTATTTTCGGTAATATTTTTTCTTTCAAAACTTAAAAAAGTTGATGAAAGTTTAGAAAACTATGAAATTCATAAAATTTTCAAATTTCTGATATATTTTATTGTAATACCTTTAATAACAACATATACAGGTATTTTATATGTATATTTTGGTAAAATGCTTATAACTAGAAGCTGGCCACAGGGACTTGTATCCCATCTGATTCTATGGTATACAATTTTCAGCCTGTTTATAATGATAATGGTAACTCCTATGGCGAAAAAAGATTCGGTGGCAAGAGTATTTAAAAAGTATTTTCCTTTTGCTTCGCTTCCACTACTGGTACTTTCAATAGTTTCAATATCAAAAAGAATTTCCCAGTATGGAGTGACACCTTCAAGATATTTTGTAGTTTTATTGGCAATGTGGCTTATATTCTGTATGGTAAGCAGTATTTTCAAGGCAAGGCTGAGTGTTATACTGATTTCCCTTATTACAGTTGTGTATATTAGTGTTTTCACTCCTGTAAACAACAGAAAAATCACTCTTATGAGTCAAAATAAAAGGTTTGAAAAAATACTTGTTAAACACGGTCTTCTAAAGGATGGAAAACTTGTAAAAAAACCTGAATTGGCCAAAGAAAAGAAGTATGAGGTTACAGATGTGCTAAACTATATTTTAGGAATTAATGATAGAAGAAAAGATATAGAAAATCTTAAGCCTTTTGGAAAAGCAGATGGAAAACCTTATAAAGACAGGGAAGAGTTTGAGAAAAGCCTTGGAATAGACAGTGCATGGTATCAATATTCTGATTTTGTATCAATAGGAGACAGCTATTTTGTAACATTCGGAATAAATGAAAATGTTTTAACTAATGTGTATAACGGTATAGAAGAAGTGAAGGAATATGATTATGCAATTACTAATCTGGAAAGCTATTTTACAGATAATAACAATGTAAAAGAATTTTTTGGAAAGTACCCTGTAAAACTTTCACAGGAAGGAATTGCTGTCTATGATGGAAAAATTGAAGATAATAAAGAACTTATTAAAGTCAATATGCCGGAAATTGTTGACAAAATTATTAAAAATCCTGAAATACAGCAAAGAACTAATAAACGTAAAGATGAAATAAAAGACTCTGTAGTACCTGAAAATATCCTGGAGTTCACAGGAGAAAATGAAAAAGTAAAATATAAAGTGAAGGTAATAGAAATTTCAGTTACAGGAGAAGAACATAAGGCACCGAGAGTATCAAAATATTATTATAGTTTCTATTACAGTGTGAAGAAATAA
- a CDS encoding GNAT family N-acetyltransferase — MSKEENFKDIKTESIKIRDVLSEDAERIQEIYSPYVADTTISFEITVPDKSEMQIRIEKTLSNGFPYIVAENENGTVVGYAYADRFGEREAYRYSFTISIYLDMEVQSKGIGQKLYDELEKRMKKMGIVQVVSAITGKNEKSLKFHEKNSFIKIGHFPNIGYKMGEWHDIIWMNKTINIIEEVKNKEK, encoded by the coding sequence ATGTCAAAAGAAGAAAATTTCAAAGATATAAAAACTGAAAGTATAAAAATAAGGGATGTTCTGTCTGAAGATGCAGAAAGAATACAGGAAATATATTCTCCGTATGTTGCAGACACAACAATATCCTTTGAAATCACAGTTCCTGATAAATCAGAAATGCAAATTAGAATAGAAAAGACCTTGTCAAATGGATTTCCATATATAGTTGCCGAAAATGAAAACGGAACAGTTGTCGGATATGCTTATGCTGATAGGTTCGGTGAAAGAGAAGCCTACAGATATTCCTTTACAATAAGTATTTATCTTGATATGGAGGTTCAGTCAAAAGGAATAGGTCAGAAACTTTATGATGAACTGGAAAAAAGAATGAAGAAAATGGGGATAGTACAAGTAGTGTCAGCAATAACTGGAAAAAATGAAAAAAGTCTTAAGTTTCATGAGAAAAATAGTTTTATAAAAATCGGCCATTTTCCAAATATTGGATACAAAATGGGTGAATGGCATGACATTATATGGATGAATAAAACAATTAACATTATTGAAGAAGTTAAAAATAAAGAAAAATAA
- a CDS encoding cation diffusion facilitator family transporter has protein sequence MAIQKIVSSSFHHKNHFKIQKKSKKTLYVTLFLTLFFALMELFGGLFSNSLSLVGDSFHMFSDVLALGASMVAIYFETKKPTEKFTYGFLRLEVIVAFLNGIVLILIAAGMIYESAIRFFHPREIDFGSMFLIALIGLIFNIVITWILFSSTKKENNINIKSAMLHFLGDLLNSVGVIISSIIIYFTDFVYIDIIMSIIISIIVFIGGYRIAKEAFFILMEAVPSEVSLETLKNEILSIDGIENIHELHVWKNDNEEISLTAHILLNNYERYNNYRIVNEIKEKLSAHNILHMTVQIEDTEINIHHSE, from the coding sequence ATGGCGATACAGAAAATAGTGAGTAGCAGCTTTCATCATAAAAATCATTTTAAAATTCAGAAAAAATCAAAAAAGACACTGTATGTTACATTGTTCCTGACATTATTTTTTGCCTTGATGGAGCTTTTTGGAGGTCTGTTTTCAAATTCACTTTCCCTTGTGGGAGATTCATTTCATATGTTTTCTGATGTTCTGGCATTGGGAGCAAGCATGGTTGCCATATACTTTGAAACGAAAAAGCCTACTGAAAAATTTACTTACGGATTTTTAAGGCTTGAAGTAATAGTGGCTTTCCTGAATGGAATAGTTCTTATACTTATTGCCGCAGGAATGATATATGAATCTGCTATAAGATTTTTTCATCCTAGGGAAATAGATTTTGGAAGCATGTTTCTTATAGCGTTGATTGGACTTATATTCAACATAGTTATAACATGGATTTTATTTTCATCAACAAAAAAGGAAAATAACATAAACATAAAGTCGGCAATGCTTCATTTTCTTGGAGATTTATTAAATTCAGTAGGAGTAATTATTTCAAGTATAATTATATATTTTACGGATTTTGTCTATATCGACATAATTATGAGTATTATAATTTCGATTATAGTATTCATAGGAGGTTACAGAATAGCAAAGGAAGCTTTTTTCATATTAATGGAAGCTGTTCCGTCAGAAGTTAGTCTGGAGACACTAAAAAATGAAATCTTAAGTATAGATGGAATTGAAAATATACATGAACTTCATGTGTGGAAAAATGACAACGAGGAAATTTCATTAACAGCCCATATTTTACTTAATAATTATGAAAGGTACAATAACTACAGGATAGTAAATGAAATAAAGGAAAAACTGTCAGCACATAATATTTTACATATGACTGTCCAGATTGAAGATACAGAAATTAATATCCACCATTCTGAATAA
- a CDS encoding DUF554 domain-containing protein — protein MGIITDFIAILAGSIFGLIIGNKVKESMRNIIMDSIGLFIIISGVKSTLESNRDITVLIYLIIGVIIGQILDIDLQIKKLSVFIENRFSRILSISYRNKNSLNSVENEEKEFNFAKGFSVTTILYCIGAMAIMGSINSGLTGDDKILNIKAVLDGATAIVFASIYGIGTIFSAFSALIYQGLFFLFARQIKDFLTPNAITDLNFLGGIMICGLGINVVLKKNIKVANMLPSIFIPIIVEIFVHFFGHLF, from the coding sequence ATGGGAATTATTACAGATTTCATTGCCATTCTGGCAGGAAGCATATTTGGTCTTATTATAGGAAATAAAGTAAAAGAAAGTATGAGAAATATTATAATGGACAGTATTGGTCTTTTCATAATAATTTCAGGTGTGAAAAGTACCCTTGAATCAAACAGGGACATTACAGTTCTTATATATCTCATAATCGGTGTCATTATTGGGCAGATTCTCGATATAGATTTACAAATAAAAAAATTAAGTGTTTTCATTGAAAACAGATTTTCAAGAATTTTATCAATTTCATATAGAAACAAAAATTCTTTAAATTCTGTTGAAAATGAAGAAAAGGAATTTAACTTTGCAAAAGGATTTTCTGTTACGACTATTCTTTACTGTATAGGAGCTATGGCAATAATGGGTTCTATAAACAGCGGTCTTACAGGAGATGACAAGATTTTAAATATAAAAGCCGTTCTGGATGGTGCTACAGCTATTGTATTTGCTTCCATCTATGGAATTGGAACTATTTTCTCGGCTTTTTCAGCGCTTATCTATCAAGGACTCTTTTTTCTTTTTGCCAGACAGATAAAAGATTTCCTTACTCCAAATGCCATAACGGATTTAAATTTTTTAGGCGGTATAATGATTTGCGGTCTAGGAATAAATGTTGTCCTCAAAAAAAATATAAAAGTGGCCAATATGCTTCCTTCAATATTTATACCGATTATTGTAGAAATATTCGTCCACTTTTTTGGCCACTTATTTTAA
- the pepF gene encoding oligoendopeptidase F translates to MKKSTCKKTVKEKETAKVTKKKEQETGKEYKWNLSDIYKDYKEWGKDYRKVEKQAEELVSYKGKLGEEKALLEFFKKQEEMDKISYKLYRYPQLARDLNSLDKDAVENLQKVEFLFAKINTELSWINSELINNREKIEKWIVKKEFSDYRFGLENLFRLQEHVLKENESKLLSFYSSYMSAPRTIYSEITVTDVEWPTVKLSTGEEVEVTPANYSKILTKNRNQEDRKLMFENYYGLYKKRENTIAAVYNSLLQRDIASMKSHNYETFLSRFLEGNNIPEKVYLNLINTAKKNTEPLKRYLKLRKKILGLKKYHNYDGSINLVEFDKDYEYDDAKEMVLKSVAPLGEEYTEKMKKAISEGWLDVFEAKGKRSGAYSAGVYGVHPYMLLNYNKTLDSVFTLAHELGHTLHTLYSDENQPFSTSDYTIFVAEVASTFNEKLLLDYMLENTEDPVEKIALLEQEIGNITGTFYFQALLADYEYQAHELVEKGEPVTAEVLTGIIEKLFDEYYGKNVEKEELLYVLWARVPHFFNSPFYVYQYATCFASSAILYDKIIKEKDEKKRNAALKKYIGLLSSGGSDFPMSQLKKAGVDLSKKTAIEEVAKQFDLLLDKLEIEIKKLKK, encoded by the coding sequence ATGAAAAAAAGTACATGTAAAAAAACAGTGAAGGAAAAGGAAACAGCAAAGGTAACTAAGAAAAAAGAACAGGAAACAGGTAAAGAATATAAATGGAACTTAAGTGATATTTATAAAGATTACAAAGAATGGGGAAAAGACTACAGGAAAGTTGAAAAACAGGCTGAAGAACTGGTTTCATACAAAGGAAAACTTGGGGAGGAAAAAGCTTTACTTGAATTTTTTAAGAAACAGGAAGAAATGGATAAAATTTCTTACAAATTGTATCGTTATCCACAATTGGCAAGGGATTTAAATTCACTTGATAAGGATGCTGTGGAAAACCTGCAGAAGGTAGAGTTCCTGTTTGCAAAAATAAATACAGAACTGTCATGGATAAATTCTGAACTTATAAATAATAGGGAAAAAATAGAAAAATGGATAGTTAAAAAGGAATTTTCAGACTACAGATTTGGATTAGAAAACCTATTCAGGCTTCAGGAACATGTATTGAAGGAAAACGAAAGTAAACTGCTTTCATTTTACAGTTCATATATGTCGGCACCAAGAACAATATATTCTGAAATAACTGTAACTGATGTGGAATGGCCAACAGTAAAATTAAGTACAGGTGAAGAAGTTGAAGTGACGCCTGCAAATTATTCGAAAATACTGACTAAAAATAGAAATCAGGAAGACAGAAAATTGATGTTTGAAAATTATTACGGATTATATAAGAAAAGAGAAAATACAATTGCGGCAGTATATAATTCACTTTTACAGAGGGATATAGCATCAATGAAATCCCATAATTATGAAACTTTTTTATCAAGATTTCTGGAAGGAAACAATATTCCTGAAAAGGTTTATTTAAATCTTATAAATACAGCGAAAAAAAATACAGAACCTTTAAAAAGATACTTGAAGTTAAGAAAAAAAATATTAGGTCTGAAAAAATATCATAACTATGACGGTTCGATAAATCTTGTTGAATTTGACAAGGACTATGAATATGATGATGCTAAAGAAATGGTGTTAAAATCAGTAGCTCCTCTTGGAGAAGAATATACGGAAAAAATGAAAAAGGCGATAAGTGAAGGCTGGCTTGATGTTTTTGAAGCAAAAGGTAAAAGAAGCGGAGCATATTCAGCTGGAGTTTACGGTGTACACCCTTACATGCTTTTAAATTATAATAAAACATTGGATAGCGTGTTTACTTTGGCACATGAACTTGGTCATACTTTGCATACACTTTATTCTGATGAAAATCAGCCATTTTCAACTTCTGACTATACAATATTTGTGGCTGAAGTAGCTTCAACATTTAATGAAAAGCTTCTGCTTGACTATATGCTTGAAAATACTGAAGATCCTGTTGAAAAAATAGCACTGCTTGAACAGGAAATAGGAAATATAACAGGAACATTCTATTTTCAGGCACTTCTTGCAGACTATGAATATCAGGCACACGAACTGGTGGAAAAAGGTGAGCCTGTAACTGCTGAAGTTTTAACAGGAATTATAGAAAAATTATTTGATGAATATTATGGAAAAAATGTCGAGAAGGAAGAGCTTCTATATGTATTGTGGGCAAGAGTTCCACACTTCTTTAACTCTCCTTTCTATGTATACCAGTATGCAACTTGTTTTGCATCATCGGCAATACTTTACGATAAGATAATCAAAGAAAAGGATGAAAAGAAAAGAAATGCGGCATTGAAAAAGTATATAGGACTTCTTTCTTCAGGAGGAAGCGACTTCCCAATGAGCCAGCTTAAAAAAGCAGGTGTCGATTTATCTAAAAAAACTGCAATAGAAGAAGTTGCAAAACAATTTGACCTTCTGCTTGATAAACTGGAAATAGAAATAAAAAAACTGAAAAAATAG
- a CDS encoding NCS2 family permease: MEQERHKKKGKLYEFLENYYELSKNGTDVKTEIIAGMTTFLTMAYVLAVIPGFLREAGIPEGGLYTSVCLVAMLGTLMHALFSKLPVATAPGLGLTVFFVSTVVGRMGYTWQQGLAAVTISGVVLILVTVSSVRKIVLDGLPENIKTAITAGVGLFIALIGLKSSGIIVATETGLFLGSFKDNSVLLSVFGLLLMLVLMAKNVKGALIISIIATTLLGIPMGVTDLSKWHGFVLPGGVGDLFFKQDFEGLIGKKDIFSGLINMVMIVLTISMVDFFDKIGTLLAIASKGNLYNEKGEVRNMKRALLCESSTTVISSFFGATTTSTYLECTAGIAEGGRTGLAAFSTAVLFGVSFFLSGIVSIIPGAATSPALIVVGVLMLGVVTKINFHDLTEGAPAFFAITLMPFTMSVAEGVAGAVISYVVLKLATGRRKEIKPIMYILAILFVLKLALT; the protein is encoded by the coding sequence ATGGAACAGGAAAGGCATAAGAAAAAAGGAAAATTATATGAATTTCTGGAAAATTATTATGAACTTTCAAAAAATGGAACAGATGTAAAAACAGAGATAATAGCGGGAATGACAACATTTCTGACAATGGCATATGTGCTTGCTGTAATTCCTGGATTTTTAAGGGAAGCGGGAATTCCGGAGGGAGGATTGTATACGTCAGTCTGTCTGGTGGCGATGTTAGGGACATTGATGCATGCACTATTTTCAAAACTTCCGGTGGCAACAGCTCCTGGACTTGGACTTACAGTATTTTTTGTGTCAACAGTTGTTGGAAGAATGGGTTATACATGGCAGCAGGGCCTTGCGGCAGTAACTATTTCAGGTGTTGTACTTATACTTGTGACAGTATCTTCAGTCAGAAAAATTGTACTGGATGGACTGCCTGAAAATATAAAAACTGCAATTACAGCAGGAGTCGGACTTTTTATAGCATTAATCGGATTAAAAAGTTCAGGAATAATAGTAGCTACAGAAACAGGATTATTTTTAGGAAGCTTTAAGGACAATTCTGTACTTCTAAGTGTATTTGGGTTACTGCTGATGCTTGTTTTAATGGCAAAAAATGTAAAAGGAGCACTGATAATATCAATAATTGCAACAACTCTGCTTGGAATACCTATGGGAGTAACTGATTTAAGCAAATGGCATGGTTTTGTTCTTCCAGGTGGTGTAGGTGATTTGTTCTTTAAACAGGATTTTGAGGGACTGATAGGGAAAAAGGATATATTTTCAGGTCTTATAAATATGGTAATGATAGTCCTTACGATAAGTATGGTGGATTTTTTTGATAAGATAGGAACTTTGCTTGCAATTGCAAGTAAGGGAAATCTTTACAATGAAAAAGGTGAAGTTAGAAATATGAAGAGGGCATTGCTTTGTGAATCTTCTACAACTGTAATAAGTTCTTTCTTTGGAGCAACAACAACTTCAACATATCTGGAGTGTACAGCTGGTATAGCAGAAGGTGGAAGAACAGGACTTGCAGCCTTTTCAACTGCCGTATTGTTTGGAGTTTCCTTTTTTCTGTCAGGAATAGTAAGCATTATTCCTGGAGCAGCGACTTCCCCTGCATTGATAGTTGTAGGAGTTCTTATGCTTGGTGTTGTTACAAAGATTAATTTCCATGATTTGACAGAAGGAGCACCGGCATTTTTCGCAATTACCCTGATGCCTTTCACAATGAGTGTTGCTGAAGGAGTGGCGGGAGCAGTAATAAGTTATGTGGTTTTAAAGCTTGCAACAGGAAGACGGAAAGAAATAAAGCCAATAATGTACATATTGGCTATACTCTTTGTATTAAAGCTTGCTTTGACTTAG